In bacterium, the following proteins share a genomic window:
- the rpmA gene encoding 50S ribosomal protein L27 has translation MSKTKAGGSTKNGRDSRGKRLGVKLFGGQLATTGDIIIRQRGETYVAGENTFQSSDYTIHAAAEGRVAFKQINKRRFTGAPLRKTVVTIDTSTAA, from the coding sequence ATGTCAAAGACAAAGGCCGGAGGGTCGACAAAGAACGGCCGCGATTCCCGTGGTAAGCGCCTAGGCGTCAAGCTGTTTGGCGGACAGCTCGCAACCACTGGCGATATTATTATTCGTCAACGTGGTGAAACTTATGTAGCCGGTGAAAACACTTTTCAGTCAAGCGATTACACCATTCACGCTGCGGCCGAAGGTCGCGTTGCCTTCAAGCAAATCAATAAGCGTCGCTTCACAGGTGCGCCACTACGCAAGACCGTCGTAACCATCGACACGTCGACCGCGGCGTAA
- a CDS encoding response regulator yields the protein MTKAKPMILLVEDDEELASVYMARFEAEGFGTAWANNGEQALAKVLESKPDLILLDIMMPRVSGFDVLDILRNTPQTKNAKVVMMSALSSDRDVQKAKALGVDDYIIKSQVAMADVVHIVKKHLGLLDTKAAE from the coding sequence ATGACAAAAGCTAAGCCGATGATCTTACTCGTCGAGGATGACGAGGAGCTCGCAAGCGTCTATATGGCTCGATTCGAAGCCGAGGGCTTTGGGACTGCTTGGGCGAATAACGGTGAGCAAGCCCTTGCGAAAGTATTAGAAAGTAAACCAGATCTTATTTTGCTGGACATTATGATGCCGCGTGTGTCGGGTTTTGATGTGCTTGATATATTGCGCAATACGCCACAGACCAAGAATGCCAAGGTAGTGATGATGTCGGCACTATCGAGTGATCGGGATGTACAGAAAGCAAAAGCTCTCGGAGTCGATGATTATATTATCAAGAGCCAGGTCGCGATGGCGGATGTTGTACATATTGTAAAAAAGCATCTCGGGCTGCTCGATACTAAAGCTGCAGAATAG